CCTTTGACCATTTACAGTGCGGTTTTGATTACAGGACCTCTGTTTTTCTAAGCAACAAAATGATCATATGCCGTGTTCAATTTGACCTGGAAAAGACAGATCCGCAAAAGATCAAAGCAAAGATCGACCGGGTTTTGCTGAAAAAAGCAGCCGCTCAGCCGCTTAAAGAGGCCTCTGCCGGCTGTGTGTTCAAGAACCCAAAAGGACAAAGTGCGGGTGAATTGATAGAGAAGGCAGGACTTAAGGGGCTTTCTGCGGGAGGGGCAAGAGTGTCGGAACTCCACGCGAATTATATAGTGAACTCAAAAGGCGCAACGGCCGCAGATGTGATCTGTCTTATGGAAAAGGTGCAAAAAACCGTGGAAGAAAAATTTTCTGTACGGCTTGAGCCCGAGATCCGGGTCGTGGGGGACTGATTTTTGACACCATGGAGCGTTTCTGATATTCTTTATATTATAAAGAGGACAAAATGCCTGACAGAGAAAAAGTAAAAGAACTCCAAAAGAAAGCAGCCGCCGTAAGGACGGATATTATAGCCATGCTGGGCAAATCCGGCTCGGGACATCCTGGAGGCTCTCTGTCCATTGCCGATATAATGGCGGTGCTCTATTTTTATAAGATGAATGTGGATCCCAAGAAACCGGAGGACCCTGACCGCGACAGGTTCGTTCTTTCAAAGGGGCACGGGGCGCCCGCGCTTTATTCCTGCCTGGCCAACGCCGGGTTCTTTTCAAAAGAATATCTTAAGACCCTGCGTCAGATAGGATCTTCTCTTCAGGGACACCCCTGCAGGCTCAGCCTTCCGGGGATAGATATGACAACAGGGTCTCTGGGGCAGGGGCTTTCGGCCGCTCACGGAATGGCGCTGGCGGCAAAGATGGACGGAAAAAAATACAGGGTCTACTGCATAATAGGGGACGGCGAATCCCAGGAAGGTCAGATCTGGGAAGCCGCTATGTCGGCGGGACAGCGCAAAACCGACAATCTGACGGTGTTCCTTGACCATAACAAACTGCAGATAGACGGCAAGGTGGAGGATATCAAAGGAATAACACCGATCGCCGACAAATGGAGAGCGTTCCGGTGGAATGTCATAGATGATGTAAAAGGACACGATATAGAAGCCCTTATGAGAGCCGTGGACGAGGCATCAAGGACAAAAGGAAGACCCACCATCATAATCTGCGACACCGTCAAGGGAAAGGGTGTTTCTTTTATGGAACACAATGTGGACTTTCACGGCAAGGCTCCCAACAAAGAAGAGACCGACACCGCCCTTGAAGAATTGAAGTGCCATCTATGAGCAAAAAACTTGCGGCGACCAGGGACGCTTACGGCAAGGCTCTTGTGGACCTTGGCAGAGAAGATCCCAGGGTAGTGGTGCTTGACGCAGACCTGGCCTGTTCCACAAAAACAGGCATGTTCTGCAAAGCCTTTCCGGACAGGTTCATTAACTGCGGAGTAGCCGAACAGGACATGATAGGGACCGCGGCCGGTCTGGCGGCCTGCGGTAAAACAGCGTTCGCCTCCACCTTTTCGGCCTTTGCCTCCGGCAGGGCCTGGGACCAGATCAAGATCTCGGTTGCCTATCCAAGGCTCAATGTCAAGATAGTGGCTACCCACGGCGGAATAACAGTGGGAGAGGACGGAGTTACCCATCAGGCGCTCGAGGACCTTGGCATAATACGCGTCATGCCGAATATGACACTGATAGTACCTGCGGATTCTGTGGAGGCGTATAAAGCCGTAAAGGCCGCTGCCGCCTTTAACGGACCTGTCTACATTAGACTAAGCAGGCAGGCTACCGGGATCGTTTAT
The sequence above is drawn from the Candidatus Margulisiibacteriota bacterium genome and encodes:
- a CDS encoding transketolase, which encodes MPDREKVKELQKKAAAVRTDIIAMLGKSGSGHPGGSLSIADIMAVLYFYKMNVDPKKPEDPDRDRFVLSKGHGAPALYSCLANAGFFSKEYLKTLRQIGSSLQGHPCRLSLPGIDMTTGSLGQGLSAAHGMALAAKMDGKKYRVYCIIGDGESQEGQIWEAAMSAGQRKTDNLTVFLDHNKLQIDGKVEDIKGITPIADKWRAFRWNVIDDVKGHDIEALMRAVDEASRTKGRPTIIICDTVKGKGVSFMEHNVDFHGKAPNKEETDTALEELKCHL
- a CDS encoding transketolase family protein, with the translated sequence MSKKLAATRDAYGKALVDLGREDPRVVVLDADLACSTKTGMFCKAFPDRFINCGVAEQDMIGTAAGLAACGKTAFASTFSAFASGRAWDQIKISVAYPRLNVKIVATHGGITVGEDGVTHQALEDLGIIRVMPNMTLIVPADSVEAYKAVKAAAAFNGPVYIRLSRQATGIVYEDESYEFKIGKSVLMRNGSDVSIIACGLMVEQSLVAAEQLEKEGISARVVNMHTLRPLDEDAVIGAAQETGSIVTAEEHQISGGLGSAVCEIVAGTFPVPVVRIGVKNTFAESGKPSDLLEKYGLTANDIIKAAKQAVSNKKR